A genomic segment from Nicotiana sylvestris chromosome 1, ASM39365v2, whole genome shotgun sequence encodes:
- the LOC104220965 gene encoding protein tesmin/TSO1-like CXC 2 isoform X1 gives MSTEEEKVSLERENVVEKESEELVEGRKCVKGGGVKAGVVVVMDTPERKKNQIATPISKFEESPVFNFLNNLSPIKLDKSAHFTQTLNSLSFASIPSVFTSPHVSSIRESRFLRRHLLSDPSKPEFASDNGVKVDTDEGMLDTVNNSIEPKESFGCGISGGEAPASPSHECSKLAVELARSLNYECSSPSTLPTGGIRGKSLSEFAGTSVTYVPLVQEISGKGLLRCEVNMDGTNEIVQDKEEASGCDWESLITDATDLLIFDSPGDPEAFTKASGPNFRTFEYVSNEMQNVQHFSQVSTSECGGDGSETEKPSTQPGEESQLKEYADAENTKPDASLTNDSMCVGQSEKNDNEMVSALYRGMRRRCLVFEMVGPRRKHIDEGSGSSAAQEADGNVASNDKQLVPSKTVNEYPRCTLPGIGLHLNSLTASSKDGKVVKQEANASGKQLVIASGSSINLHSLVTGQESLVKSLPETSRGGEIVPFENSLPLMEDVLQAPGYVNSEEPNQTSPKKKRRRLETGESESCKRCNCKKSKCLKLYCECFAAGVYCVEPCACQDCFNKPIHEDTVLATRKQIESRNPLAFAPKVIRTTDSLSETTGDDSSKTPASARHKRGCNCKKSGCLKKYCECYQGGVGCSINCRCEGCKNAFGRKDGSIYIGTDGDAEEEETDAYEKSIVDRTSHKSLVQSDIEQNPDSAPPATPLSFGRPPMQLPFSLKNKPPRSSFLSIGSSSGGIYAAGQGVGRPNFFQPQPKFDKPFESVQVQEDEMPEILQGTKSPVSGIKTASPNRKRVSPPHCNYGNSHSHSPGRRSSRKLILQSIPSFPSLTPNP, from the exons ATGTCTACAGAAGAAGAAAAAGTGAGTTTAGAGAGAGAAAATGTAGTAGAGAAAGAGAGTGAAGAATTAGTAGAAGGTAGAAAGTGTGTAAAAGGGGGAGGAGTTAAAGCCGGCGTTGTGGTGGTAATGGACACTCCAGAGAGGAAAAAGAACCAGATCGCAACACCTATTTCCAAATTTGAG GAGTCCCCCGTTTTTAATTTCCTTAACAACCTTTCCCCCATCAAACTAGATAAGTCCGCACACTTTACTCAGACGCTCAATTCCCTTAGTTTTGCATCTATACCGTCTGTGTTCACCTCACCTCATGTCAGCTCCATAAGGGAATCTAGATTCCTAAGAAG GCACCTGCTCTCAGATCCATCAAAACCGGAGTTTGCTTCTGATAATGGTGTTAAAGTTGATACTGATGAGGGTATGTTAGATACTGTAAATAACTCAATTGAGCCCAAGGAAAGTTTTGGTTGTGGGATTTCTGGGGGTGAAGCACCGGCTTCACCATCCCATGAATGCTCAAAGCTTGCAGTTGAGCTTGCAAGAAGTCTAAATTATGAGTGCAGCAGTCCCAGTACTTTACCGACTGGGGGCATAAGAGGTAAGAGTTTGTCAGAATTTGCTGGTACTTCTGTGACATATGTCCCTTTGGTACAAGAGATATCTGGAAAAGGTTTGCTGAGATGTGAGGTTAATATGGACGGGACAAATGAAATTGTTCAAGATAAAGAAGAAGCTTCAGGATGTGATTGGGAGAGTTTGATTACTGATGCTACCGATCTACTAATCTTTGACTCACCTGGTGACCCTGAGGCTTTCACGAAAGCATCCGGTCCTAATTTTAGGACTTTTGAATATGTCTCAAATGAAATGCAGAATGTGCAACATTTTAGTCAGGTTAGTACCAGTGAATGTGGTGGAGATGGAAGTGAAACAGAGAAACCATCTACTCAACCCGGGGAGGAAAGTCAACTCAAGGAATATGCTGATGCTGAAAACACGAAACCTGATGCTTCTCTAACCAATGACAGCATGTGTGTCGGTCAAAGTGAAAAAAATGATAATGAG ATGGTCTCTGCTTTATACCGTGGAATGAGAAGACGCTGTCTAGTGTTCGAGATGGTGGGACCTCGAAGAAAGCATATAGATGAAGGTTCTGGTTCTTCTGCTGCACAAGAAGCTGATGGGAACGTTGCCTCCAACGATAAGCAACTAGTACCTTCTAAGACTGTAAATGAATATCCACGATGCACTTTACCTGGAATTGGCTTGCATTTGAATTCCCTTACAGCATCCTCAAAAGATGGCAAAGTTGTCAAGCAAGAAGCTAATGCTTCCGGCAAACAGCTTGTAATAGCATCTGGCTCATCTATCAATCTTCATTCTTTGGTTACTGGTCAAGAATCTCTGGTTAAATCTCTGCCTGAAACCTCTAGAGGAGGAGAAATTGTTCCTTTTGAGAATAGTTTACCCCTTATGGAGGATGTTCTCCAGGCACCTGGATATGTAAATAGTGAAGAGCCTAACCAGACTAGTCCGAAGAAAAAGAG GCGTCGATTGGAAACTGGAGAAAGTGAATCATGCAAGCGCTGTAACTGTAAAAAATCAAAATGCTTGAAACT TTACTGTGAATGTTTTGCTGCTGGAGTCTACTGTGTGGAGCCATGTGCATGTCAAGACTGCTTCAACAAGCCTATTCATGAAGATACTGTCCTTGCAACTCGCAAACAGATCGAATCACGAAACCCTCTTGCTTTTGCTCCTAAAGTGATAAGGACCACCGACTCTCTTTCTGAAACAACAGGG GATGATTCCAGCAAGACTCCTGCCTCAGCTCGTCACAAGAGAGGATGCAACTGCAAGAAATCTGGCTGCCTGAAGAAATATTGTGAATGCTATCAg GGTGGGGTCGGTTGCTCCATCAACTGCAGATGTGAAGGATGCAAGAATGCATTTGGCAGAAAGGATG GTTCTATTTACATAGGCACAGATGGGGATGCAGAGGAAGAGGAAACAGATGCATATGAAAAGAGTATTGTCGATAGAACTTCTCATAAGAGCCTTGTACAGAGTGATATCGAGCAGAATCCAGATTCTGCCCCCCCTGCAACACCATTAAGTTTTGGAAG ACCACCAATGCAGCTTCCATTTTCGTTGAAGAACAAACCGCCTCGATCATCATTTCTATCTATCGGATCCTCATCTGGTGGTATATATGCTGCTGGCCAAGGGGTTGGAAGGCCGAATTTCTTTCAACCTCAACCCAAGTTTGACAAGCCATTTGAGTCGGTTCAAGTTCAAGAAGATGAAATGCCCGAGATACTCCAAGGGACTAAGTCTCCAGTCAGTGGCATTAAGACAGCCTCTCCGAACAGGAAGAGAGTTTCTCCTCCTCATTGTAACTATGGGAATTCACATTCGCATTCACCTGGTCGTCGAAGCAGCCGCAAGTTGATACTGCAATCCATCCCTTCATTTCCCTCCCTCACTCCCAATCCTTGA
- the LOC104220965 gene encoding protein tesmin/TSO1-like CXC 2 isoform X2: MSTEEEKVSLERENVVEKESEELVEGRKCVKGGGVKAGVVVVMDTPERKKNQIATPISKFEESPVFNFLNNLSPIKLDKSAHFTQTLNSLSFASIPSVFTSPHVSSIRESRFLRRHLLSDPSKPEFASDNGVKVDTDEGMLDTVNNSIEPKESFGCGISGGEAPASPSHECSKLAVELARSLNYECSSPSTLPTGGIRGKSLSEFAGTSVTYVPLVQEISGKGLLRCEVNMDGTNEIVQDKEEASGCDWESLITDATDLLIFDSPGDPEAFTKASGPNFRTFEYVSNEMQNVQHFSQVSTSECGGDGSETEKPSTQPGEESQLKEYADAENTKPDASLTNDSMCVGQSEKNDNEMVSALYRGMRRRCLVFEMVGPRRKHIDEGSGSSAAQEADGNVASNDKQLVPSKTVNEYPRCTLPGIGLHLNSLTASSKDGKVVKQEANASGKQLVIASGSSINLHSLVTGQESLVKSLPETSRGGEIVPFENSLPLMEDVLQAPGYVNSEEPNQTSPKKKRRRLETGESESCKRCNCKKSKCLKLYCECFAAGVYCVEPCACQDCFNKPIHEDTVLATRKQIESRNPLAFAPKVIRTTDSLSETTGDDSSKTPASARHKRGCNCKKSGCLKKYCECYQGGVGCSINCRCEGCKNAFGRKDGTDGDAEEEETDAYEKSIVDRTSHKSLVQSDIEQNPDSAPPATPLSFGRPPMQLPFSLKNKPPRSSFLSIGSSSGGIYAAGQGVGRPNFFQPQPKFDKPFESVQVQEDEMPEILQGTKSPVSGIKTASPNRKRVSPPHCNYGNSHSHSPGRRSSRKLILQSIPSFPSLTPNP; this comes from the exons ATGTCTACAGAAGAAGAAAAAGTGAGTTTAGAGAGAGAAAATGTAGTAGAGAAAGAGAGTGAAGAATTAGTAGAAGGTAGAAAGTGTGTAAAAGGGGGAGGAGTTAAAGCCGGCGTTGTGGTGGTAATGGACACTCCAGAGAGGAAAAAGAACCAGATCGCAACACCTATTTCCAAATTTGAG GAGTCCCCCGTTTTTAATTTCCTTAACAACCTTTCCCCCATCAAACTAGATAAGTCCGCACACTTTACTCAGACGCTCAATTCCCTTAGTTTTGCATCTATACCGTCTGTGTTCACCTCACCTCATGTCAGCTCCATAAGGGAATCTAGATTCCTAAGAAG GCACCTGCTCTCAGATCCATCAAAACCGGAGTTTGCTTCTGATAATGGTGTTAAAGTTGATACTGATGAGGGTATGTTAGATACTGTAAATAACTCAATTGAGCCCAAGGAAAGTTTTGGTTGTGGGATTTCTGGGGGTGAAGCACCGGCTTCACCATCCCATGAATGCTCAAAGCTTGCAGTTGAGCTTGCAAGAAGTCTAAATTATGAGTGCAGCAGTCCCAGTACTTTACCGACTGGGGGCATAAGAGGTAAGAGTTTGTCAGAATTTGCTGGTACTTCTGTGACATATGTCCCTTTGGTACAAGAGATATCTGGAAAAGGTTTGCTGAGATGTGAGGTTAATATGGACGGGACAAATGAAATTGTTCAAGATAAAGAAGAAGCTTCAGGATGTGATTGGGAGAGTTTGATTACTGATGCTACCGATCTACTAATCTTTGACTCACCTGGTGACCCTGAGGCTTTCACGAAAGCATCCGGTCCTAATTTTAGGACTTTTGAATATGTCTCAAATGAAATGCAGAATGTGCAACATTTTAGTCAGGTTAGTACCAGTGAATGTGGTGGAGATGGAAGTGAAACAGAGAAACCATCTACTCAACCCGGGGAGGAAAGTCAACTCAAGGAATATGCTGATGCTGAAAACACGAAACCTGATGCTTCTCTAACCAATGACAGCATGTGTGTCGGTCAAAGTGAAAAAAATGATAATGAG ATGGTCTCTGCTTTATACCGTGGAATGAGAAGACGCTGTCTAGTGTTCGAGATGGTGGGACCTCGAAGAAAGCATATAGATGAAGGTTCTGGTTCTTCTGCTGCACAAGAAGCTGATGGGAACGTTGCCTCCAACGATAAGCAACTAGTACCTTCTAAGACTGTAAATGAATATCCACGATGCACTTTACCTGGAATTGGCTTGCATTTGAATTCCCTTACAGCATCCTCAAAAGATGGCAAAGTTGTCAAGCAAGAAGCTAATGCTTCCGGCAAACAGCTTGTAATAGCATCTGGCTCATCTATCAATCTTCATTCTTTGGTTACTGGTCAAGAATCTCTGGTTAAATCTCTGCCTGAAACCTCTAGAGGAGGAGAAATTGTTCCTTTTGAGAATAGTTTACCCCTTATGGAGGATGTTCTCCAGGCACCTGGATATGTAAATAGTGAAGAGCCTAACCAGACTAGTCCGAAGAAAAAGAG GCGTCGATTGGAAACTGGAGAAAGTGAATCATGCAAGCGCTGTAACTGTAAAAAATCAAAATGCTTGAAACT TTACTGTGAATGTTTTGCTGCTGGAGTCTACTGTGTGGAGCCATGTGCATGTCAAGACTGCTTCAACAAGCCTATTCATGAAGATACTGTCCTTGCAACTCGCAAACAGATCGAATCACGAAACCCTCTTGCTTTTGCTCCTAAAGTGATAAGGACCACCGACTCTCTTTCTGAAACAACAGGG GATGATTCCAGCAAGACTCCTGCCTCAGCTCGTCACAAGAGAGGATGCAACTGCAAGAAATCTGGCTGCCTGAAGAAATATTGTGAATGCTATCAg GGTGGGGTCGGTTGCTCCATCAACTGCAGATGTGAAGGATGCAAGAATGCATTTGGCAGAAAGGATG GCACAGATGGGGATGCAGAGGAAGAGGAAACAGATGCATATGAAAAGAGTATTGTCGATAGAACTTCTCATAAGAGCCTTGTACAGAGTGATATCGAGCAGAATCCAGATTCTGCCCCCCCTGCAACACCATTAAGTTTTGGAAG ACCACCAATGCAGCTTCCATTTTCGTTGAAGAACAAACCGCCTCGATCATCATTTCTATCTATCGGATCCTCATCTGGTGGTATATATGCTGCTGGCCAAGGGGTTGGAAGGCCGAATTTCTTTCAACCTCAACCCAAGTTTGACAAGCCATTTGAGTCGGTTCAAGTTCAAGAAGATGAAATGCCCGAGATACTCCAAGGGACTAAGTCTCCAGTCAGTGGCATTAAGACAGCCTCTCCGAACAGGAAGAGAGTTTCTCCTCCTCATTGTAACTATGGGAATTCACATTCGCATTCACCTGGTCGTCGAAGCAGCCGCAAGTTGATACTGCAATCCATCCCTTCATTTCCCTCCCTCACTCCCAATCCTTGA